The window GATTTTGTTGAAGCCTTCTATAATCCACTCCTTTCTCGCTCTGTTGAATATAAACGCGGTGTTGGATATTTCACCACCAACTGGCTTCGTTCCGCATCACGCGGGATCGCTGAACTCGCAGATAATGGTGGAACAGCGAAATGGATTATGAGTCCCATGCTGGAAAAAGACGACTGGGACGCGATTAAGCGGGGCGAAGCTGCGAAGAAGGATGAAATCCTCCGAAGCGAATTGAAGGATGAGATTCGGGACCTCCAATATGATCTCGAATATCAAACTCGGAACGCAATTGCATGGATGATCGCAGATGGACTTCTGGAAATCCGATTTGCGATCCCAGAGCAAAAACTCCACGGAGATTTCCATGACAAATTCGGTATATTTCGCGATCCAGATGGAAACAAAGTGGCATTTCACGGATCAAAAAATGACAGTGCTCATGCTTTTGAGAACTATGAGGCATATAGTATAGATTGTGACTGGCTGAGTGAGCGTGACGCAGAAGGTGTTTCTCTGCAAGAGAAGCGCTTTGATGAGATTTGGGAGGGACAAAAAGCGAATCTTAACGTAATTCCTCTACCTGAGGGCATAGAACAAGATATCGCAGACCTTCGCGATCGCGACCATAGACCGTACGAGAATCCAGAAGAGGGAGGAGATAACATCACCCTCCGTCCCTACCAACGAGAAGCAGTTGACAGCTGGTTTGCTAATCAAAACCGAGGTCTGTTCCGGATGGCTACGGGTACTGGGAAGACTTTCACTGCCCTGGGAGCGATGGACGAATTTATTGAACAAACAGTAAAGCCGATGCTCGTGGTTATTGCAGTTCCGTATACCCACCTTGCTAATCAGTGGAAGGAAGAGTTAGAGAAATTTGGTTACAGCAATCCGAAATTCCTCTACGGATCGGCAAATACTGAGTGGAAAGCGGATCTATCGCGTCTCCTCTCAGACTTGGCACTCGGGCTCGGCTCTGATCAGCTCGTAATTACAACACACACTACGCTTGCAAGCGAATATTTTCGGGATCAAATACAACGCTCAGGTTGTGAGACACTCTTGATCGCTGATGAGGTCCATGGCCTAGGATCCAGTCACCGTCGTGAAGCGCTCTTGGATGAATATGAATACCGTATTGGTCTGTCTGCAACCCCGGAGCGCCATTATGATGAAGAAGGTTCGGAATATCTTCTCGACTACTTTGGAGACATCGTGTTTGAGTATTCTTTGGGGGAAGCCATTCCGGAATTTCTGACGCCATACGACTACTATCCGATTATTGTTGAGTTGACGGAAGAAGAGATGGAAGACTACAGTTCCCTCTCGAAACGACTCGCAAAGGCATATGCAAGCGACGATGCTGACGAGGAGTTGGTAAATCGGTTGGCGATGAAACGTGCA is drawn from Halorubrum sp. CBA1229 and contains these coding sequences:
- a CDS encoding DEAD/DEAH box helicase family protein is translated as MSEDDLFTTLDIPRVIDTSDVDFVEAFYNPLLSRSVEYKRGVGYFTTNWLRSASRGIAELADNGGTAKWIMSPMLEKDDWDAIKRGEAAKKDEILRSELKDEIRDLQYDLEYQTRNAIAWMIADGLLEIRFAIPEQKLHGDFHDKFGIFRDPDGNKVAFHGSKNDSAHAFENYEAYSIDCDWLSERDAEGVSLQEKRFDEIWEGQKANLNVIPLPEGIEQDIADLRDRDHRPYENPEEGGDNITLRPYQREAVDSWFANQNRGLFRMATGTGKTFTALGAMDEFIEQTVKPMLVVIAVPYTHLANQWKEELEKFGYSNPKFLYGSANTEWKADLSRLLSDLALGLGSDQLVITTHTTLASEYFRDQIQRSGCETLLIADEVHGLGSSHRREALLDEYEYRIGLSATPERHYDEEGSEYLLDYFGDIVFEYSLGEAIPEFLTPYDYYPIIVELTEEEMEDYSSLSKRLAKAYASDDADEELVNRLAMKRANIIKSAENKYVSLRSVLKSIGEPDHLLVYTNSQQIDHVQDILNELGIRQHKFTYREDDTERQRLLNSFDEGDVDALVAMKCLDEGVDVPSTKQAILMSNTGNPMQFIQRRGRVLRKYPGKEKALIYDFIVVPTMNPTQQIADSEKNILRKELRRFEEFAENARNEHAARNEIEEIRMEYSIAGDDKEERDPN